In Apium graveolens cultivar Ventura chromosome 10, ASM990537v1, whole genome shotgun sequence, the following are encoded in one genomic region:
- the LOC141692874 gene encoding uncharacterized protein LOC141692874 isoform X2 — MGQAFRKLFDTFFGNTEMRVVMLGLDAAGKTTILYKLHIGEVLSTVPTIGFNVEKVQYKNVMFTVWDVGGQEKLRPLWRHYFNNTDGLIYVVDSLDRERIDKAKAEFQAIIKDPYMLRSVILVFANKQDMKGAMSPMEVGEGMGLLDLKNRKWHVQGTCALKGDGLYEGLDWLASTLKEMKDTGFSR, encoded by the exons ATGGGACAAGCCTTTCGCAAGCTCTTTGACACCTTCTTCGGTAACACTGAGATGCGA GTTGTAATGCTTGGACTGGATGCAGCTGGAAAAACAACTATATTGTACAAACTGCACATTGGAGAAGTTCTTTCAACTGTTCCCACAATAG GTTTCAATGTGGAGAAAGTCCAGTATAAGAATGTGATGTTCACTGTGTGGGATGTAGGCGGACAAGAGAAACTTAGGCCATTGTGGAGGCATTACTTCAATAATACAGATGGACTG ATCTACGTTGTTGACTCTCTGGATCGTGAAAGGATTGATAAAGCTAAGGCAGAGTTCCAG GCAATCATCAAAGACCCGTATATGCTTAGAAGTGTCATCTTGGTGTTTGCAAACAAACAGGACATG AAAGGAGCAATGTCGCCTATGGAAGTAGGTGAAGGCATGGGTCTCCTAGATCTCAAAAATAGGAAATGGCATGTACAAGGGACTTGTGCTTTAAAAGGAGATGGCCTTTATGAAGGGTTGGACTGGTTGGCGAGCACTCTAAAGGAGATGAAGGATACAGGTTTTTCTCGTTAG
- the LOC141689161 gene encoding protein EXPORTIN 1A-like yields the protein MAADKLRDLSQPIDVALLDATVDAFYGTGSKEERNAADQILRELQTNPDMWLQVVHILSSTQNLNTKFFALQVLEGVIKYRWNALPVQQRDGMKNYISEVIVKLSSDEISFRRERLYVNKLNIILVQILKHEWPTRWQSFVPDLVAAAKTSETICENCMAILKLLSEEVFDFSRGEMTQQKIKELKESLNSEFQLIHELCLYVLSASQRAELIRATLATLHAFLSWIPLGYIFESTLLETLLKFFPLPVYRNLSLQCLTEVAALSFGDFYNAQYAKLYSIFMLQLQAIVPSSLKIPEAYANGSSDEQAFIQNLALFFTSFFKSHIRVLEATQENISVLLSGLDYLIDISYVDDTEVFKVCLDYWNSLVLELFEAHHNLYNPVATGGIIGLQMPLLNRVAGGVGSDILQRRQLYAMPMSKLRLLMICRMAKPEEVLIVEDENGNIVRETMKDNDVLVQYKIMRETLIYLSHLDHDDTEKQMLRKLSKQLNGEDWTWNNLNTLCWAIGSISGSMMEDQENRFLVMVIRDLLNLCEVTKGKDNKAVIASNIMYVVGQYPRFLRAHWKFLKTVVNKLFEFMHEIHPGVQDMACDTFLKIVQKCRRKFVIVQVGESEPFVSELLTTLPTTIADLEHHQIHSFYESVGNMIQAESDPQKRDEYLQRLMELPNQKWAEIIGQARQSVEFLKDQVVARAVLNILQTNTSVAASLGTFFLPQISLIFLDMLNVYRMYSELISANIAEGGPYASRTSYVKLLRSVKRETLKLIETFLDKAENQPQIGKQFVPPMMDPVLGDYARNLPDARESEVLSLFATIINKYKGAMIEDVPHIFEASFQCTLEMITKNFEDYPEHRLKFFSLLRAIATHCFKALILLSSEQLKLVMDSIIWAFRHTERNIAETGLNLLLEMLKNFQATDFCNQFYRSYFLTIEQEIFAVLTDTFHKPGFKLHVAVLQHLFCLVESGSITEPLWDASTVTYPYSSNAMFVREYTIKLLGSSFPNMTVTEVTQFVNGLYESRADISTFKNHIRDFLVQSKAFSAQDNKDLYAEEAAAQRERERQRMLTIPGLIAPNEIQDEMVDS from the exons AGGAATGCTGCAGACCAGATTTTGCGAGAGTTGCAAACTAATCCTGATATGTGGCTCCAAGTTGTGCATATACTTTCAAGTACACAGAATCTTAACACCAAGTTTTTTGCTCTGCAG GTTCTGGAGGGTGTTATAAAGTACAGGTGGAATGCTTTGCCTGTTCAGCAACGAGATGGAATGAAGAACTACATCTCCGAAGTTATTGTTAAG CTTTCAAGCGATGAAATCTCCTTTCGACGGGAAAGGCTGTATGTCAACAAACTTAATATTATATTGGTTCAG ATCTTGAAGCATGAGTGGCCAACTCGGTGGCAGAGCTTTGTTCCGGATCTAGTTGCAGCAGCGAAGACTAGTGAAACGATTTGTGAGAATTGCATGGCCATATTAAAA CTATTAAGTGAAGAGGTTTTTGATTTCTCAAGGGGTGAAATGACACAGCAGAAGATTAAAGAGCTCAAAGAGTCTTTGAACAG TGAATTTCAACTCATCCATGAGTTATGCCTGTATGTACTATCAGCATCTCAAAGGGCAGAGCTTATCAGGGCTACGCTTGCCACATTGCATGCTTTTCTTTCTTGGATACCTCTTGGATATATATTTGAATCTACATTG CTGGAAACACTTCTTAAGTTCTTCCCCTTGCCAGTGTATCGGAATCTGAGTCTCCAATGCTTGACAGAG GTCGCAGCTCTCAGTTTTGGAGATTTTTATAATGCCCAGTACGCTAAATTGTATAGCATATTCATGCTACAATTGCAG GCCATTGTCCCCTCCAGTTTAAAAATACCTGAAGCCTATGCAAATGGGTCTAGTGACGAGCAG GCTTTTATTCAGAACTTGGCTTTGTTCTTCACTTCATTTTTTAAG TCCCATATACGAGTTCTTGAGGCAACACAAgaaaatatttctgttttgctTAGCGGTCTGGATTATCTGATTGACATTTCATATGTGGACGATACTGAAGTTTTTAAG GTGTGTTTGGATTACTGGAACTCCTTGGTACTAGAGCTCTTTGAGGCACACCATAACTTGTATAATCCTGTAGCAACAGGCGGCATAATTGGTTTGCAG ATGCCATTGCTAAATCGTGTTGCTGGTGGTGTTGGGTCGGATATTTTACAACGTCGCCAACTTTATGCAATGCCAATGTCTAAATTAAGATTGCTTATGATATGTCGCATGGCAAAGCCTGAGGAGGTTCTAATTGTTGAAGATGAGAATGGTAATATTGTCCGTGAAACTATGAAAGACAATGACGTCCTCGTGCAATATAAG ATAATGAGGGAAACGCTGATCTACTTGTCACATCTTGACCATGATGATACTGAAAAGCAG ATGCTGAGGAAACTAAGCAAACAACTGAATGGAGAGGATTGGACTTGGAATAACCTAAACACATTATGTTGGGCGATAGGATCAATATCTGGGTCCATGATGGAAGATCAG GAAAATAGATTTCTGGTGATGGTAATTCGTGATTTACTTAATTTATGCGAAGTAACAAAAGGGAAAGACAACAAAGCTGTTATTGCTAGTAATATTAT GTATGTGGTTGGCCAGTATCCAAGGTTTCTTCGTGCCCATTGGAAGTTTCTGAAAACAGTTGTCAACAAGTTGTTTGAATTTATGCATGAAATACATCCAGGAGTTCAG GATATGGCCTGTGATACTTTTTTGAAAATTGTTCAAAAGTGCAGGCGTAAATTTGTTATTGTTCAG GTTGGTGAGAGTGAACCCTTTGTTTCGGAACTTTTAACTACACTTCCCACAACCATTGCAGATCTTGAGCACCATCAAATACATTCATTTTATGAATCT GTTGGTAACATGATTCAAGCGGAGTCTGACCCTCAAAAGAGAGATGAATATCTGCAGAGGCTAATGGAGCTTCCTAATCAG AAATGGGCTGAAATAATTGGCCAGGCACGTCAAAGTGTGGAATTCTTAAAGGATCAAGTTGTAGCTCGGGCTGTGCTTAATATATTGCAG ACAAATACGAGTGTTGCTGCCTCGCTCGGAACGTTTTTTCTGCCACAAATATCTCTAATCTTTCTGGACATGCTTAATGTGTATCG AATGTACAGTGAGCTAATATCAGCCAACATTGCTGAAGGAGGACCTTATGCTTCAAGGACATCTTATGTAAAACTCTTACG TTCTGTAAAGAGGGAAACTCTTAAACTCATTGAGACATTTTTAGACAAGGCTGAAAATCAACCACAAATCGGGAAGCAATTTGTTCCTCCTATGATGGACCCTGTTCTCGGTGACTATGCTCGGAATTTGCCAGATGCTAGAGAATCCGAAGTTTTATCACTTTTTGCTACAATTATAAACAA GTACAAGGGTGCAATGATTGAGGATGTCCCTCACATATTCGAAGCTTCTTTTCAGTGTACACTTGAG ATGATTACGAAGAATTTCGAGGACTACCCTGAGCACCGCCTGAAGTTCTTTTCTTTGCTCCGTGCAATTGCTACACATTGTTTCAAGGCATTAATTCTTTTGTCAAGTGAG CAACTCAAACTTGTTATGGATTCAATAATATGGGCATTCCGGCACACTGAAAGGAACATAGCTGAAACAGGGCTCAATCTGTTATTAGAGATGCTAAAGAACTTCCAG GCTACAGACTTCTGCAACCAATTCTATCGCAGTTACTTCTTGACTATTGAGCAAGAAATCTTTGCCGTCCTGACGGACACATTCCATAAACCTGGGTTCAAGTTGCATGTTGCAGTGCTTCAGCACTTGTTCTGCCTG GTAGAGTCAGGTTCAATAACTGAACCATTGTGGGATGCATCAACAGTTACCTACCCGTATTCTAGTAATGCAATGTTTGTTCGTGAGTACACAATAAAGCTGTTGGGCTCATCATTCCCGAATATGACAGTTACTGAG GTGACTCAGTTTGTCAATGGGTTGTATGAATCAAGAGCTGATATTTCCACCTTTAAGAACCACATACGAGATTTCCTTGTGCAGTCAAAAGCATTTTCAGCTCAG GATAACAAGGATCTTTATGCGGAAGAAGCTGCAGCACAGAGAGAAAGGGAGAGGCAACGGATGCTTACAATTCCAGGGCTTATTGCGCCCAATGAGATACAGGACGAGATGGTGGATTCATAA
- the LOC141692874 gene encoding ADP-ribosylation factor-like isoform X3, with protein MGQAFRKLFDTFFGNTEMRVVMLGLDAAGKTTILYKLHIGEVLSTVPTIDFRYSFHFIRFNVEKVQYKNVMFTVWDVGGQEKLRPLWRHYFNNTDGLIYVVDSLDRERIDKAKAEFQAIIKDPYMLRSVILVFANKQDMVCFFFYCGIFYIFFQRD; from the exons ATGGGACAAGCCTTTCGCAAGCTCTTTGACACCTTCTTCGGTAACACTGAGATGCGA GTTGTAATGCTTGGACTGGATGCAGCTGGAAAAACAACTATATTGTACAAACTGCACATTGGAGAAGTTCTTTCAACTGTTCCCACAATAG ACTTTCGGTATTCTTTCCATTTCATTC GTTTCAATGTGGAGAAAGTCCAGTATAAGAATGTGATGTTCACTGTGTGGGATGTAGGCGGACAAGAGAAACTTAGGCCATTGTGGAGGCATTACTTCAATAATACAGATGGACTG ATCTACGTTGTTGACTCTCTGGATCGTGAAAGGATTGATAAAGCTAAGGCAGAGTTCCAG GCAATCATCAAAGACCCGTATATGCTTAGAAGTGTCATCTTGGTGTTTGCAAACAAACAGGACATGGTATGTTTTTTTTTCTATTGTGGTATATTTTACATATTTTTTCAACGTGATTAA
- the LOC141692874 gene encoding uncharacterized protein LOC141692874 isoform X1, with amino-acid sequence MGQAFRKLFDTFFGNTEMRVVMLGLDAAGKTTILYKLHIGEVLSTVPTIDFRYSFHFIRFNVEKVQYKNVMFTVWDVGGQEKLRPLWRHYFNNTDGLIYVVDSLDRERIDKAKAEFQAIIKDPYMLRSVILVFANKQDMKGAMSPMEVGEGMGLLDLKNRKWHVQGTCALKGDGLYEGLDWLASTLKEMKDTGFSR; translated from the exons ATGGGACAAGCCTTTCGCAAGCTCTTTGACACCTTCTTCGGTAACACTGAGATGCGA GTTGTAATGCTTGGACTGGATGCAGCTGGAAAAACAACTATATTGTACAAACTGCACATTGGAGAAGTTCTTTCAACTGTTCCCACAATAG ACTTTCGGTATTCTTTCCATTTCATTC GTTTCAATGTGGAGAAAGTCCAGTATAAGAATGTGATGTTCACTGTGTGGGATGTAGGCGGACAAGAGAAACTTAGGCCATTGTGGAGGCATTACTTCAATAATACAGATGGACTG ATCTACGTTGTTGACTCTCTGGATCGTGAAAGGATTGATAAAGCTAAGGCAGAGTTCCAG GCAATCATCAAAGACCCGTATATGCTTAGAAGTGTCATCTTGGTGTTTGCAAACAAACAGGACATG AAAGGAGCAATGTCGCCTATGGAAGTAGGTGAAGGCATGGGTCTCCTAGATCTCAAAAATAGGAAATGGCATGTACAAGGGACTTGTGCTTTAAAAGGAGATGGCCTTTATGAAGGGTTGGACTGGTTGGCGAGCACTCTAAAGGAGATGAAGGATACAGGTTTTTCTCGTTAG